The nucleotide sequence CCAAGCCGACTGACGGCGGTGAATGGCCGGGGCTCGAGTCCTTCGCGAGCGGGTTTGATGCCGCCGTCGATTTCGACGACAGGAAGGCCTACTTCTTCAAGGGCTCACGCTACATCGCCTACGACAAGCGAACCGGGCGCGCCTTCGAGGGATACCCCACCGAGATCTCCGACAACTGGCATGGCGTCGGCTCGTTCGCGACGGGGATCGACGCCGCCGTCAATCTGGGCAAGGGCACGGTCTATCTCTTCAAGGGCTCGCAGTACATTCGCTACGATGTCGCGAGCGACCGGGCCGCGACGGGTCCGCTGCCCATCAAGGGCAATTGGGCCGGTCTGGAGGCGTTCGCCGACGGAATCGACGGGGCGATCGTGTTCTAGACGGGCCCGGGCCCTCGGCACGCACAGCCGTCACATCTGGAGAGCGCCCTCTACCGGTTCGTGCCGGCGTCCTGACGGCGCCGGCGGGGGAGGCCCTGGCCCTGGCCAGACGTCGTGCTGGCCAGGGCCATACCGCCTCCTGCCGTCCCAGCCCCTGAGAAACTCCCGATTCCTGGAAAAAATAATTTTCTCGTCGGAACGGCTTGGAATGAGGTGGGGCTGAGCTTAAAATGAAACGTGTCAACAGCCTCGCGCGGGAGTCCCAACCATGCCGCCCATTGACCGATATCCACGCCCCAACATGTTCACCCAGCGAGATCACCACTACTCGATGGGCAGACCGACGAGTACGCACCAGCGGCAGTTCCTCGAGGAGGCCGAGGAGAACGCCGCGCGTCAATCGGGCCGGCACACCGAGGCGCTGTACGCGCGCGGGGAAAGCCGCGGGTATTCCAGGGCGGAGGTGGATGCGGGGCGGAGGCGGATGGCCGAGACGCATAGCACCATCAACTTCAACCCCGCGGCGCGGCTGGACGACGGCACCTCGGTGATGGAGGCGATGGCCGATGACGACTACCACCGCAACATGTTCGAGACGAACATCAGCGGGGCGCAGCTTGGCCAGGCCCAACGCCAAACCGTCGAGAACTCGCTGTACGACAACCACTACCGCGGGGTTCCGGCCTACGCCCACCCCTCGTACGGCGCGCTCAACATGACCAACAGCCCCCATGGCGTGGCGCCCTTTGCCGGCGACGCCCACCTGAGAATCAGGCCAGAAACCCACGACCGGGCCACGTATAGCTATTTCGACTCGGCGCGTGCCAACCGGAGCGAGGACCTGGGGACGCGCAATCACAACGACCACGTGCTCTACAGAACCACCAACCACACCTTCGACAATGTGATGGGCAGGCGCCCCTCCAGCCCCGCGGATCCCCACGGCGACTACGTCGAGGTGCAGTACCACGGACGGGTGCGTTACGGCGAGGACGTCGACAGCCTGAACGTGCACGACAGGCACCGCGACACCGAGATCGGGGGGCATGCGCGCCGCTTCCGCGACAACCACGGAACGAAGCTCTACTGGGTTGACGATCGCGGAGAGAGGCGCCCCTCCTACGGGGGTGACGGGGGCTACGACCGCCACCCGGGCTACTATCGCTGAGGTGGTGCTTCGTGGGGGCTGGTCCGCTCGGCTCCCCCGCGAAGTCCTCTGTTCCCGAGTTTCTCATGTATGGGTTTGGCTCCCGGTGCCTGGCGCCGGTCGATTGATCCGCGAGGAGAAGACACATCATGGAGTCCCTCAATCAATTGCTGGCGGCGGGCCGTTTCAAGGAGGCCTCGGAGCAGGCCACGAAGCGTGTGACCCAGAAGCCAGGAGATACCGAGGCCCTCATCGCGCTCGCCCGGGTGGCCGTGGCCTCTGGGGAGAACGAGAAGGCCGAACAATTGCTGACGCGCGCGGACCCCTCCGGCAAGGGCAGCGATCCGGAAGTGCTCCTGGCGCGCGCGACCCTGGCCATGCGGCGCCAGCAATGGGAGAAGGCGTGGGAGTTCTACCGCCCGCTCGTCGAGACGCCCACGCCCCGGGTCGAGGCGTTGTATGGCCTGGGCATCGCGCTGTGCGCCCTGGGCGAGCCGCTCAAGGCGTGTGCCGCGCTCGATGACGCCATGCAGCTGGCCCCCACGCACCCCGACATCCGCTACGAGCTGGGACGGGCCTACATGCTGTACGGCAACCAGGTCGAGGCGGGGTACCACTTCATCCGGGGCCTGCGGCTCAACCCCAAGGACGAGCGGGGCTACCATGCCGTGGCCTACCTGGCCTCGGGACGGGGCAAGCGGCGCTCGGCCCGGCGCGTGCTGGAGCTGGGTCTGAAGCAGGTGCCCGGCTCCAAGCTGCTGCGCGACGCGCTCCAGTCCCTCACCGAGGCGCCGTCCGCGAAGGACACGCCGGAGGCGCGAGAGCAGCGGGCCGTCTTCGAGCAGGCCTCGGAGATGGTGAAGGGGCTGCGGACCCGCGAGGCGCTCGAGTTGATGAAAGCCGCGTACAAGCGGGGCATGCGCGCCACCGTGTGGCTCAAGCTGCTGGAGGCCGAGGCGTGCGAGCGCCAGAAGTCCCCGGACTTCGCCGGAGCCCTGCGCGCCTACGAGGAGGCCCTGGTGCTGGATCCCAAGGACTGGGTGGCCCACAACAACATGGCCCTGTTCCTCTTGCGCCAGAGGGGCCCGGACGCGTTGGAGCGTGCCATCAAGGCGCTGGAGCAGGCGCACGACTGCGCGCCCCAGGAGCCCGAGCCGGTGTTGAACCTGGCCATCTCCTACGCCAAGGCCAGGCAGAAGGAGAAGGCGCAGGAGCTGGCTCGCCGGCTCGTCGACAACCTTCCCGCACAGCACCCCTTCGTGCCCGCGGCGCAGGCGCTGCTGGGGAACGGCGCGCCGCGCCCCTCCCTCTGGAAGGTGAAGAGCACCAAGGGCAAGTAGCCAGCGCGGCTCCAGAAGCGCACGCCCCCGCGGCCCTCATCCTGGAGGGCCGCCTGGGCTGATCTGCTCTTCATCTCGCACGAGTCCGTGGAGGGGCTGCACCTGAGCCGCGAGCTCCTGCTGCGCGGCGGGCGCATCCAGGAGGCGGGCGGAGAGGAGCCTGGAGGAAGAGCTGCGGACGGTGGGGGAGCAGATCGACAACGCGGGCGAGCGGGCCGTGCGCCACCGCCGCCAACTCGCCCTCCTGCGGCAGAGACACCGGGTGGAGGAGGCCCAAGCCCACGAGAGCCTGGTCGAACTCCACCCGGGCTACAAGGTGCGAGGCGAGATTGTCACCGGGCAACTGCGGCTCTACGAGTCCGTCCTGGCGAAGCTCTTCGATCGCGTCGAGGGGTAGCTTGCGGCTGGTTTGTGCTCACGGGTCCGCATGGGGGGGCCTCGGCATTGTCTTATGGTGGGCTTCTGCTTTCCAGGGAGGTCCATACGATGAGGCTGTCACCGCAACGCAAGGTGGGGATCACGGGGCTGTGGGTCGCGAGCCTGCTGCTGTCATCGCTGGCGGGGACGTCCGCGCTCGCGGCCTACGTCCCGCCCGCCGATCAGGGCGTGGGCGTTCCACCTCCCACGCTGGCCAGCAAGGCCCGGGGATTGACGGCCGATGGCAGCAACAACGACGTCG is from Cystobacter fuscus DSM 2262 and encodes:
- a CDS encoding DUF3626 domain-containing protein, translated to MPPIDRYPRPNMFTQRDHHYSMGRPTSTHQRQFLEEAEENAARQSGRHTEALYARGESRGYSRAEVDAGRRRMAETHSTINFNPAARLDDGTSVMEAMADDDYHRNMFETNISGAQLGQAQRQTVENSLYDNHYRGVPAYAHPSYGALNMTNSPHGVAPFAGDAHLRIRPETHDRATYSYFDSARANRSEDLGTRNHNDHVLYRTTNHTFDNVMGRRPSSPADPHGDYVEVQYHGRVRYGEDVDSLNVHDRHRDTEIGGHARRFRDNHGTKLYWVDDRGERRPSYGGDGGYDRHPGYYR
- a CDS encoding tetratricopeptide repeat protein; protein product: MESLNQLLAAGRFKEASEQATKRVTQKPGDTEALIALARVAVASGENEKAEQLLTRADPSGKGSDPEVLLARATLAMRRQQWEKAWEFYRPLVETPTPRVEALYGLGIALCALGEPLKACAALDDAMQLAPTHPDIRYELGRAYMLYGNQVEAGYHFIRGLRLNPKDERGYHAVAYLASGRGKRRSARRVLELGLKQVPGSKLLRDALQSLTEAPSAKDTPEAREQRAVFEQASEMVKGLRTREALELMKAAYKRGMRATVWLKLLEAEACERQKSPDFAGALRAYEEALVLDPKDWVAHNNMALFLLRQRGPDALERAIKALEQAHDCAPQEPEPVLNLAISYAKARQKEKAQELARRLVDNLPAQHPFVPAAQALLGNGAPRPSLWKVKSTKGK